In Vibrio hippocampi, the following are encoded in one genomic region:
- a CDS encoding extracellular solute-binding protein, whose protein sequence is MNVKITALSTVIAATLAAPTFAASPDGAYKVADKPIKLDIHLHQKKFVYSNDWPVEKEAARLTNMHLNNVASMATTKSEEAFNLLIASGELPAIVGGSSMKNNVNTYGPEGAFVPLNKLIEEHAPNIKAFFDANPDIASSIKAADGNIYYIPYLPDGKYGRGYFIRYDWLNKLGLKAPQNVDEMYEVLKAFRDQDPNGNGKKDEVPFFARHWQEMVRLVTLWDGRTSGSDSFHDFHVVEGEIRHGYARNEYKEGIKNLAKWYKEGLIDAEVFTRGSRSRDYLLSNDTGGMTHDWFASTSGYNDKLKDKVPGFEFKAMIPPAGISGKRVEEHRRAKVKPDGWAISYTNEYPVETIKYFDFWFTQEGKRLANFGIEGQHYELVDGKAQFKKEILEGDTPVNAQMWAIGAQVQRGFPMDYQNEVQWSNKYALEGIELYDQGDYLLEPFMGVSLNAKEKEVFDKHWVTIRDYMVEMQQAWILGSRDIEADWDSYQKSIERMGYSKVIDVMQSAYDRAYK, encoded by the coding sequence ATGAATGTAAAAATCACTGCGCTTTCCACTGTGATTGCAGCTACGCTTGCCGCTCCAACTTTTGCCGCATCTCCTGATGGTGCATACAAAGTGGCTGATAAGCCAATCAAGCTTGATATTCACCTGCACCAAAAGAAATTTGTATACAGCAACGATTGGCCGGTAGAGAAAGAAGCGGCACGTCTTACTAACATGCATCTAAACAACGTTGCTTCGATGGCAACGACAAAGAGTGAAGAAGCCTTCAACCTATTGATCGCTTCTGGCGAACTTCCAGCTATCGTTGGTGGTTCAAGCATGAAGAACAACGTTAACACCTACGGTCCAGAAGGCGCATTCGTTCCTCTTAACAAACTGATTGAAGAGCATGCGCCAAATATCAAAGCCTTCTTCGATGCTAACCCTGATATTGCTTCTTCTATCAAGGCTGCTGACGGCAACATTTACTACATCCCTTACCTACCAGACGGTAAGTATGGTCGTGGCTACTTCATCCGTTATGATTGGCTCAACAAGTTGGGTCTTAAAGCACCACAAAACGTCGATGAAATGTACGAAGTGCTGAAAGCGTTCCGCGACCAAGATCCAAACGGAAACGGTAAAAAAGATGAAGTCCCATTCTTTGCGCGCCACTGGCAAGAGATGGTTCGTCTCGTGACACTTTGGGACGGTCGTACATCGGGGTCTGACTCATTCCACGACTTCCACGTTGTAGAAGGTGAAATCCGTCACGGCTATGCACGTAACGAATATAAAGAAGGTATCAAAAACCTAGCGAAGTGGTACAAAGAAGGTCTTATCGACGCAGAAGTATTCACTCGCGGTAGCCGTTCTCGCGACTACCTACTGTCTAACGACACCGGTGGTATGACTCACGACTGGTTTGCTTCAACATCTGGCTACAACGACAAGCTAAAAGACAAAGTACCTGGCTTTGAGTTCAAAGCAATGATCCCACCAGCAGGTATCAGTGGTAAGCGCGTTGAAGAACACCGCCGTGCTAAAGTGAAACCTGATGGTTGGGCGATCTCTTATACTAACGAATACCCTGTAGAAACGATCAAATACTTCGACTTCTGGTTCACTCAAGAAGGTAAGCGTCTGGCTAACTTTGGTATCGAAGGTCAACACTATGAACTCGTTGATGGTAAAGCACAGTTCAAGAAAGAGATCTTAGAAGGTGATACGCCAGTCAACGCACAAATGTGGGCGATCGGTGCACAGGTTCAACGTGGTTTCCCAATGGACTACCAAAACGAAGTGCAATGGTCTAACAAATATGCACTTGAAGGTATTGAGCTTTACGACCAAGGTGACTACTTACTTGAACCGTTCATGGGTGTCTCTCTAAACGCGAAAGAAAAAGAAGTGTTCGATAAGCACTGGGTAACTATCCGTGACTATATGGTAGAGATGCAGCAAGCGTGGATCTTAGGCTCGCGTGATATTGAAGCGGACTGGGATTCTTACCAGAAGAGTATCGAGCGCATGGGCTACAGCAAGGTTATCGACGTGATGCAGTCTGCATACGACCGTGCTTATAAATAA
- a CDS encoding carbohydrate ABC transporter permease, protein MSQAQNMNLYSRGDKAFVYLNMFLVAAFTISTLYPFIYVASMSISAGNAVSAGEVILTPVDITFAAYEKVLYDPAFWTSYKNTFIYTFGGTLTSLLIIVPGAYALSRPQLLGRKFWNILVAFTMWFNAGMIPFFLNMRDLGLLNSYFGIIIGFACNAFNIILLRNFFEAVPKSFEEAARMDGANDFQVLWKVFIPLAKPALATVTLFCIVARWNGFFWAMVLLRDEDKVPLQVYLRQIITQLTDDDTFASTLMTSVYSFETVSAAIMVCSIIPVLLIYPFIQKYFNKGIMLGGVKE, encoded by the coding sequence TGATAAGGCATTTGTCTATCTCAACATGTTCTTAGTAGCGGCGTTCACAATCAGTACCCTTTATCCGTTTATCTATGTCGCATCGATGTCGATAAGTGCGGGTAATGCGGTCAGTGCCGGTGAAGTGATCCTGACACCTGTCGATATCACGTTCGCCGCGTACGAAAAAGTTCTTTATGACCCTGCATTCTGGACCTCATATAAGAACACCTTTATCTATACCTTTGGCGGTACGCTAACCAGCTTACTGATTATTGTTCCGGGTGCGTATGCACTGTCTCGCCCACAACTACTGGGTCGTAAGTTTTGGAACATCCTAGTCGCGTTCACCATGTGGTTTAACGCAGGTATGATTCCGTTCTTCTTGAACATGCGTGATTTAGGTCTATTGAACAGCTACTTCGGTATCATCATCGGCTTTGCTTGTAACGCGTTCAACATCATCCTACTGCGTAACTTCTTTGAAGCCGTGCCTAAGTCTTTTGAAGAAGCCGCGCGAATGGATGGAGCGAACGATTTCCAAGTGCTTTGGAAAGTGTTTATCCCGCTTGCCAAGCCCGCACTCGCAACCGTAACACTGTTCTGTATCGTAGCGCGTTGGAACGGCTTCTTCTGGGCGATGGTATTGCTGCGTGATGAAGACAAGGTGCCGCTACAGGTTTACCTACGTCAGATCATTACTCAGCTGACCGACGATGACACCTTCGCAAGTACCTTGATGACCTCGGTCTACTCATTCGAAACGGTGAGTGCTGCCATCATGGTCTGCTCAATCATTCCAGTACTACTGATTTATCCGTTTATTCAGAAATACTTTAATAAAGGGATTATGTTGGGCGGCGTTAAAGAATAA